The nucleotide sequence CTCCTTACGGAACCGAGAGGCTCTATAACGGGCTGCGCCTGGCGCATGCGCTGATCAAGCGTGGCGAGGATGTGACGGTCTTCCTGATGGGCGACGCGGTTGTAGGGGCTAAGCAAGGGCAGAAGACACCAGAGGGCTTCTACAACGCCGAACGCATGGTGCACCGCGTGACTGCCAAAGGGCGGGTACTCCTGTGTGGCACCTGCATGGACGCCCGCGGCATGACTGACAAGGAAACCGTCAAGGGCGCCGAGCGAAGCACCATGGACGCGCTGGCTGAAGCCACCGTGCAAGCGGACCAGGTGCTCGTGTTCTAGGCCGGGAATGAAAGCGCACGACACCGTCTCAGGCCAAAGGCAGGGGGCAAGTAAGTGACCGCGACGCGCCTCGAGAAGATCAACGTGGGCATCCTGGTGACGGCCCAGACGCTTTTCATGATCGCTTCCATCACGGTTATGACGCTGAGCGGGGTCGTCGGCCAGCAGCTGACTCCGAACCCGGCACTCGCCACGTTGCCGATCGCCATGATGATGATTGGCACCGTGGCCTCCACCCTGCCCGCCTCGCTATACATGAAGCGCGTCGGGCGGCGGGCGGGCTTCATTACGGGCGTTAGCCTCGGCGGTGTGGCCGGCGGTCTGGTGAGCTTTCTGGCCATTGTCCTGGAGGCTTTCTGGCTGTTCTGTGCCGGCAACCTTCTGCTTGGGCTCTACCAGGGCTTTGCCATGTACTACCGCTTTGCCGCAGCGGATGTCTCCAGCCCATCCTTTCGCAGCCGCGCCATCTCTTACGTCATGGCGGGGGGCGTCGTGGCGGCCTTTCTGGGCCCATGGAACGCGAGCGTGGCCGCGGACTGGATCGTGGCGGTACCGTCAGGTGGCCCATACCTCGTCATCGCCCTGCTGGCGACCGTGGCCATCGGGCTGCTGGCGTTTCTCAGAGTGCCCGGGAGCGGTGAACCGCGGCCCGGCGACCTCCAGCGTCCGATGCCCCGGATTGCAGCG is from Spiribacter halobius and encodes:
- a CDS encoding DsrE/DsrF/TusD sulfur relay family protein, producing the protein MSSLIIINDPPYGTERLYNGLRLAHALIKRGEDVTVFLMGDAVVGAKQGQKTPEGFYNAERMVHRVTAKGRVLLCGTCMDARGMTDKETVKGAERSTMDALAEATVQADQVLVF